A single region of the Mycobacterium avium subsp. avium genome encodes:
- a CDS encoding rhomboid-like protein, with product MIGGIVSRLARVQFTVGYAALLLAISCAILVLGPQAHDVIVQRASTNLHNLSHGHLGTLLGSALVVDAGPLYFWLPFLTCLLALAELHLRTIRLVVAFLVGHIGATLLVAAALAASVEFGWLPVSITRASDVGMSYGALAVLGAMTAVIPARWRAAWVGWWVAAGIASAIVGGDFTDAGHTVAVILGVLVSARFRQPIHWTPARYLMLAASSGFGFLMLAHHWGTMAATPVFGLLGAAVAYAAAKAYTGRGLAVTPLDGDDPLTGPQPAVAG from the coding sequence ATGATTGGGGGCATCGTGTCCCGGCTGGCCCGGGTCCAATTCACCGTGGGGTATGCGGCGCTGCTGCTGGCCATCAGCTGCGCCATCTTGGTGCTCGGCCCGCAGGCGCATGACGTCATCGTGCAGCGCGCCAGCACCAACCTGCACAACCTGTCGCACGGCCACCTGGGCACGCTGCTGGGCAGCGCGCTGGTCGTCGACGCCGGACCGCTCTACTTCTGGCTGCCCTTTCTGACCTGTCTGCTGGCGCTGGCGGAGCTGCACCTGCGCACCATCCGGCTGGTGGTGGCGTTTCTGGTCGGCCACATCGGCGCGACGCTGCTGGTGGCCGCCGCGCTGGCAGCGTCGGTCGAGTTCGGCTGGCTGCCCGTGTCGATCACCCGGGCCAGTGACGTGGGGATGAGCTACGGCGCGCTGGCGGTGCTGGGCGCGATGACGGCGGTGATCCCGGCGCGCTGGCGGGCCGCCTGGGTCGGCTGGTGGGTGGCGGCGGGCATCGCCTCGGCGATCGTCGGCGGCGACTTCACCGATGCCGGTCACACCGTCGCGGTGATCCTGGGCGTGCTGGTGTCGGCGCGGTTCCGCCAGCCGATCCACTGGACGCCGGCGCGCTACCTGATGCTGGCGGCGTCCTCGGGCTTCGGCTTTTTGATGCTGGCCCACCATTGGGGAACCATGGCGGCCACGCCGGTGTTCGGTCTGCTGGGCGCCGCCGTGGCCTACGCGGCGGCCAAGGCGTACACCGGCCGCGGCCTGGCGGTCACCCCGCTCGACGGCGACGACCCGCTGACCGGCCCGCAGCCGGCCGTAGCCGGCTGA
- the argB gene encoding acetylglutamate kinase, with product MTPSTEALPTAVKAQVLAEALPWLKQLHGKIVVVKYGGNAMTDDTLRRAFAADMAFLRNCGIHPVVVHGGGPQITAMLRRLGIPGDFKGGFRVTTPEVLDVARMVLFGQVGRELVNLINAHGPYAVGITGEDAQLFTAVRRSVTVDGVTTDIGLVGDVERVNAAAVLDLIAARRIPVVSTLAPDAEGVVHNINADTAAAALAEALGAEKLLMLTDVEGLYTSWPNRDSLVSEIDTATLSQLLPTLEAGMIPKVEACLRAVSAGVPSAHVIDGRVEHCVLVELFTDAGTGTKVVSS from the coding sequence ATGACGCCCTCGACCGAAGCGCTGCCCACCGCGGTCAAGGCGCAGGTGCTGGCCGAAGCGCTGCCCTGGCTCAAGCAGCTGCACGGCAAGATTGTGGTGGTCAAGTACGGCGGCAACGCCATGACCGACGACACCCTGCGGCGCGCCTTCGCCGCCGACATGGCGTTCCTGCGCAACTGCGGCATCCACCCCGTCGTCGTGCACGGCGGCGGGCCGCAGATCACCGCGATGCTGCGCCGGCTAGGCATCCCTGGCGACTTCAAGGGCGGATTCCGGGTCACCACACCGGAAGTGCTCGACGTGGCGCGGATGGTGCTGTTCGGCCAGGTCGGCCGCGAACTGGTCAACCTGATCAACGCGCACGGCCCGTACGCGGTCGGCATCACCGGCGAGGACGCCCAGCTGTTCACCGCCGTGCGGCGCAGCGTCACCGTGGACGGCGTGACCACCGACATCGGCCTGGTGGGCGACGTGGAGCGGGTCAACGCCGCTGCGGTGCTGGATTTGATTGCGGCGCGGCGCATTCCGGTGGTGTCGACGCTGGCCCCGGACGCCGAAGGGGTGGTGCACAACATCAACGCCGACACCGCGGCGGCGGCGCTGGCCGAAGCCCTGGGCGCCGAGAAGCTGCTGATGCTCACCGATGTCGAGGGCCTGTACACCAGCTGGCCCAACCGTGATTCGCTGGTCAGCGAGATCGACACGGCCACACTGTCCCAACTGCTACCCACGCTGGAGGCGGGCATGATCCCCAAGGTCGAGGCGTGTCTGCGGGCGGTGTCCGCGGGCGTGCCCAGCGCGCACGTCATCGACGGGCGGGTCGAACACTGTGTGCTGGTGGAGCTTTTCACCGACGCGGGCACCGGCACCAAGGTGGTGAGCTCGTGA
- a CDS encoding TrmH family RNA methyltransferase, which translates to MLTERSGRVAAAAKLHRHVGRRRAARFLAEGPNLVEAAAGRGLVRDVFVTEAAQQRYAPLLAALDCPVHLITERAAKALSDTVTPAGLVAVCDLPATGLRDVLAGSPRLIAVAVQISEPGNAGTLIRLSDAMGAAGVLLAGHSVDPYNGKCLRASAGSIFSVPVVAAPDLREAVAAVREAGLQLLATTVDGEVRLDRAGELLAKPTAWLFGPESHGLPSEVAAAADHRVRIPMAGGAESLNVASAAAICLYQSARALELFMRP; encoded by the coding sequence GTGCTGACCGAACGTTCGGGCAGGGTCGCCGCGGCGGCCAAACTGCACCGCCACGTCGGCCGGCGCCGGGCCGCCCGGTTCCTGGCCGAGGGCCCCAACCTGGTCGAGGCGGCCGCGGGCCGCGGCCTGGTCCGCGACGTCTTCGTCACCGAAGCCGCGCAGCAGCGGTATGCGCCGCTGCTGGCGGCGCTGGACTGCCCGGTCCATCTGATCACCGAGCGCGCCGCCAAGGCGCTCTCCGACACCGTCACCCCGGCCGGGCTGGTCGCGGTGTGCGACCTGCCGGCCACCGGCCTGCGCGACGTGCTGGCCGGGTCGCCGCGGCTCATCGCGGTCGCGGTCCAGATCAGCGAGCCGGGCAACGCCGGCACCCTGATTCGGCTGTCCGACGCCATGGGCGCGGCCGGCGTGCTGCTGGCCGGCCACAGCGTCGACCCGTACAACGGCAAATGCCTGCGCGCATCGGCCGGCAGCATCTTCTCCGTCCCGGTGGTCGCCGCGCCGGACCTGCGCGAGGCCGTCGCCGCGGTGCGCGAGGCCGGCCTGCAGCTGCTGGCCACCACCGTGGACGGCGAGGTGCGCCTGGATCGGGCGGGTGAACTGCTGGCCAAGCCGACGGCCTGGCTGTTCGGCCCCGAATCACACGGTCTGCCAAGCGAAGTCGCGGCGGCGGCCGATCACCGGGTGCGCATCCCGATGGCCGGCGGCGCGGAGAGCCTGAACGTGGCCTCGGCCGCGGCGATCTGCCTCTACCAGAGCGCGCGGGCGCTGGAGCTGTTCATGCGGCCCTGA
- a CDS encoding acetylornithine transaminase: MVTNTDALRRRWEAVMMHNYGTPPVALASGDGAVVTDVDGNTYLDLLGGIAVNVLGHRHPAIIEAVTKQLSTLGHTSNLYATEPSLALAEELVALLGAGHEPAGHESGGTESACTTRVFFCNSGTEANEVAFKLSRLTGRTKLVAAQEAFHGRTMGSLALTGQPSKQAPFAPLPGDVTHVPYGDAEALAATVDDGTAAVFLEPIMGESGVVVPPEGYLAAARDITARHGALLVLDEVQTGMGRTGTFFAHQHDGITPDVVTLAKGLGGGLPIGACLAVGPAADLLTPGLHGSTFGGNPVCAAAALAVLRVLASENLVRHAEVLGKSLHQGIEGLGHPLVDHVRGRGLLCGVVLTAPRAKDAEAAAREAGFLVNAAAPGVIRLAPPLIVTEAQIDGFIAALPGILDRAAA, encoded by the coding sequence ATGGTGACAAACACGGACGCGCTGCGGCGGCGCTGGGAGGCCGTGATGATGCACAACTACGGCACCCCGCCGGTCGCGCTGGCCAGCGGCGACGGCGCCGTGGTCACCGACGTCGACGGCAACACCTACCTCGATCTGCTCGGCGGCATCGCGGTCAACGTGCTGGGCCATCGCCACCCCGCGATCATCGAGGCCGTCACGAAGCAGCTGTCGACGCTGGGCCACACCTCGAATCTGTATGCCACCGAACCGAGTCTGGCGCTGGCCGAGGAACTGGTGGCCCTGCTGGGCGCCGGCCACGAACCAGCCGGCCACGAATCCGGCGGCACCGAATCCGCGTGCACGACGCGGGTGTTCTTCTGCAACTCCGGAACCGAGGCCAACGAGGTCGCGTTCAAGCTGTCGCGGCTCACCGGCCGCACCAAACTCGTTGCGGCACAAGAGGCCTTCCACGGCCGGACCATGGGTTCGCTCGCGCTGACCGGTCAGCCCAGCAAGCAGGCGCCGTTCGCGCCGCTGCCCGGCGACGTCACGCACGTGCCCTACGGCGACGCCGAGGCGCTGGCCGCCACGGTCGACGACGGCACCGCCGCGGTGTTTTTGGAACCGATCATGGGGGAGAGCGGCGTCGTCGTCCCACCCGAGGGATACCTGGCCGCCGCCCGCGACATCACCGCACGGCACGGCGCGCTGCTGGTGCTCGACGAGGTGCAGACCGGAATGGGCCGCACCGGAACGTTTTTCGCCCATCAGCACGACGGCATCACCCCCGACGTGGTGACGCTGGCCAAGGGGCTCGGCGGCGGCCTGCCGATCGGCGCCTGCCTGGCCGTCGGTCCGGCCGCCGACCTGCTGACCCCGGGCCTGCACGGCAGCACCTTCGGCGGCAACCCGGTGTGCGCGGCCGCGGCGCTCGCGGTGTTGCGGGTGCTGGCTTCGGAGAACCTGGTCCGGCACGCCGAGGTGCTGGGCAAGTCGCTGCACCAGGGCATCGAGGGGCTCGGCCATCCGCTGGTCGACCACGTGCGCGGGCGCGGACTGCTGTGCGGGGTGGTGCTGACCGCGCCGCGCGCCAAGGACGCCGAGGCGGCCGCCCGCGAGGCCGGATTCCTGGTGAACGCCGCCGCCCCCGGCGTCATCCGGCTGGCGCCGCCGCTGATCGTCACCGAGGCCCAGATCGACGGCTTCATCGCCGCGCTGCCCGGCATTCTCGACAGGGCCGCGGCATGA
- a CDS encoding oxygenase MpaB family protein — protein sequence MTGRSTTAADPLGPDSLTWKYFGDLRTGMMGVWIGAIQNMYPELGAGVQEHSILLREPLQRVARSVYPIMGVVYDGDRAPQTGRQITSYHHTIKGTDASGRRYHALNPDTFYWAHATFFMLIIKVAEYFCGGLTEAEKRQLFDEHVQWYRMYGMSMRPVPKSWEEFQEYWERTGREVLEINQATLDIFRMRIPKPKFVLMPTPLWDQLFRPLVAGQRWIAAGLFEPAVREKAGMHWTPGDEVLLRLFGKIVELAFLAVPDEIRLHPRALAAYRREQGRLPSDAPLVEAPPFMAPPRDRRGLPMHYFPPPPRLPFDPALQPARALMERAGSLVHTTLSLAGLRAGRGRPKRPVRAA from the coding sequence ATGACTGGCAGATCGACCACAGCCGCTGATCCGCTCGGACCAGATTCCCTGACCTGGAAGTACTTTGGCGATCTGCGCACCGGAATGATGGGCGTGTGGATCGGCGCCATCCAGAACATGTATCCCGAACTCGGCGCCGGCGTGCAAGAGCATTCGATCCTGCTGCGCGAGCCGCTGCAGCGGGTGGCCCGGTCGGTCTACCCGATCATGGGTGTGGTCTACGACGGCGACCGGGCGCCGCAGACCGGCCGGCAGATCACCAGCTACCACCACACCATCAAGGGGACCGACGCCTCGGGGCGCCGGTACCACGCGCTCAACCCGGACACCTTCTACTGGGCGCACGCCACGTTTTTCATGCTCATCATCAAGGTGGCCGAGTACTTCTGCGGCGGCCTGACCGAGGCCGAGAAGCGGCAGCTGTTCGACGAGCACGTGCAGTGGTACCGGATGTACGGGATGAGCATGCGCCCGGTGCCCAAGTCGTGGGAGGAATTCCAGGAGTACTGGGAGCGCACCGGCCGCGAGGTCCTCGAGATCAACCAGGCGACGCTGGACATCTTCCGGATGCGCATCCCCAAACCGAAGTTCGTGTTGATGCCGACCCCGCTGTGGGACCAGCTGTTCCGGCCGCTGGTGGCCGGCCAGCGCTGGATCGCGGCCGGGTTGTTCGAGCCCGCGGTGCGCGAGAAGGCCGGCATGCACTGGACGCCGGGCGACGAAGTGCTGTTGCGCCTGTTCGGCAAGATCGTCGAACTGGCCTTCCTGGCGGTGCCCGACGAGATCCGGCTGCACCCGCGGGCGCTGGCCGCCTACCGGCGCGAACAGGGACGGCTGCCCAGCGACGCGCCGCTGGTGGAGGCCCCGCCGTTCATGGCGCCGCCGCGGGACCGGCGCGGACTGCCGATGCACTACTTCCCGCCGCCACCCAGGTTGCCGTTCGACCCGGCCTTGCAGCCCGCGCGGGCGCTGATGGAACGCGCCGGATCGCTGGTGCACACCACGTTGTCGCTGGCCGGCCTGCGCGCCGGGCGAGGCCGGCCGAAACGACCGGTCAGGGCCGCATGA
- the pheT gene encoding phenylalanine--tRNA ligase subunit beta — translation MRVPYSWLREVVAAGAPDWDVAPAELEQTLIRIGHEVEEVIELGPVDGPLTVGRVTDIEELTGFKKPIQFCHVDVGDDVDREIVCGATNFVAGDLVVVALPGTTLPGGFAITARKTYGRNSDGMICSAAELGLGADHSGILVLPPGTAEPGADGAAVLGLDDVIFHLAITPDRGYCMSLRGLAREIACAYDLEFVDPADVKPLPVDGEAWPLTVQPDTGVRRFALRPVTGIDPAAVSPWWLQRRLLLSGIRATSPAVDVTNYVMLELGHPMHAHDRNRISGGLGVRFARPGETVVTLDDIERKLEPVDVLIVDDAATAAIGGVMGAASTEVRADSTDVLLEAAVWDPAAVSRTQRRLHLPSEAARRYERGVDPAISVAALDRCAALLAGIAGGTVSEALTDWRGEPACDGWSPPAIQMPADLPDRLAGVTYPPGTAAKRLAQIGAAVTADGGTLTVVPPSWRPDLLQPADLVEEVLRLEGLEVIGSVLPSAPGGRGLSAAQRRRRAIGRSLAQSGYVEILPTPFLPAGVFDVWGLPDDDPRRVTTQVLNPLESDRPHLATTLLPALLEALVRNVSRGLVDVSLYALAQVVQPTAETRAVQFIPVDRRPTDAEIAVLDASLPRQPQHVAAVLTGLREQRGPWGPGRRAEAADAFEAVRVIARAAGVDVRLRAAQQLPWHPGRCAEVLVGDTPVGYAGQLHPAVVERAGLPRGTCALELDLDAIPLVATLPAPRVSPFPAVFQDVSLVVAADVPAQAVADAVREGAGDLLEDLQLFDVFTGPQLGEHRKSLTFALRFRAPDRTLTEDDATAARDAAVRRAAEAVGAELRT, via the coding sequence ATGCGCGTTCCGTACAGCTGGTTGCGCGAGGTCGTGGCCGCCGGGGCGCCGGACTGGGACGTCGCCCCCGCCGAGCTGGAACAGACCCTGATCCGCATCGGCCACGAGGTCGAAGAGGTCATCGAGCTGGGGCCGGTGGACGGCCCGCTGACCGTCGGCCGGGTCACCGACATCGAAGAGCTGACCGGCTTCAAGAAGCCGATCCAGTTCTGCCATGTCGACGTCGGCGACGACGTTGACCGTGAAATCGTCTGCGGCGCAACAAATTTCGTAGCAGGGGACCTGGTGGTGGTGGCGTTGCCCGGCACCACGCTGCCGGGCGGGTTCGCCATCACCGCGCGCAAAACCTACGGCCGCAATTCGGACGGAATGATCTGCTCGGCGGCCGAACTCGGCCTGGGCGCCGACCATTCCGGGATCCTGGTGCTGCCGCCGGGCACCGCCGAACCGGGCGCCGACGGCGCCGCGGTGCTGGGACTCGACGACGTGATCTTCCACCTGGCGATCACCCCCGACCGCGGCTACTGCATGTCGTTGCGCGGCCTGGCGCGCGAGATCGCCTGCGCCTACGACCTGGAATTCGTCGACCCCGCGGATGTCAAGCCGCTGCCGGTCGACGGCGAGGCCTGGCCGCTGACGGTGCAGCCCGACACCGGGGTGCGGCGGTTCGCGCTGCGCCCGGTCACCGGCATCGACCCGGCGGCGGTATCGCCGTGGTGGCTGCAGCGCCGGCTGTTGCTGTCGGGCATCCGCGCCACCTCGCCGGCGGTCGATGTGACCAACTACGTGATGCTCGAGCTCGGCCACCCCATGCACGCCCACGACCGCAACCGGATCAGCGGCGGGCTCGGCGTGCGCTTCGCCCGGCCCGGCGAGACCGTCGTCACCCTCGACGACATCGAGCGCAAGCTCGAACCCGTCGACGTCCTGATCGTCGACGACGCGGCGACCGCGGCGATCGGCGGCGTGATGGGCGCGGCCAGCACCGAGGTGCGCGCCGATTCCACCGACGTGCTGCTCGAGGCCGCGGTGTGGGACCCGGCCGCGGTGTCGCGCACCCAGCGCAGGTTGCACCTGCCCAGCGAAGCCGCCCGCCGCTACGAGCGCGGGGTGGATCCGGCGATCTCGGTGGCCGCGCTGGACCGGTGCGCCGCGCTGCTCGCCGGCATCGCCGGCGGCACGGTGTCGGAGGCGTTGACCGATTGGCGCGGCGAGCCGGCGTGCGACGGCTGGTCACCGCCGGCCATCCAGATGCCCGCCGACCTGCCCGACCGCCTCGCCGGGGTCACCTACCCGCCGGGCACCGCGGCCAAGCGGCTCGCCCAGATCGGCGCCGCGGTCACCGCCGACGGCGGCACGTTGACGGTGGTCCCGCCCAGCTGGCGGCCCGACCTGCTGCAGCCGGCCGACCTGGTCGAGGAGGTGCTGCGGCTGGAGGGCCTCGAGGTGATCGGATCGGTGCTGCCGTCGGCGCCGGGCGGCCGCGGCCTGTCCGCCGCGCAGCGCCGCCGCCGCGCCATCGGGCGGTCGCTGGCCCAGTCCGGTTACGTCGAGATCCTGCCCACCCCGTTCCTGCCGGCGGGCGTGTTCGACGTGTGGGGACTGCCGGACGACGACCCGCGGCGCGTCACCACCCAGGTACTCAACCCGCTGGAGTCCGACCGCCCGCATCTGGCCACCACGCTGCTGCCCGCACTGCTGGAAGCCTTGGTGCGCAACGTGTCTCGCGGCCTGGTCGACGTCTCCCTCTACGCGCTGGCGCAGGTGGTGCAGCCGACAGCGGAAACCCGTGCGGTGCAGTTCATTCCGGTCGACCGCCGGCCCACCGACGCCGAGATCGCGGTCCTGGACGCGTCGTTGCCGCGGCAACCCCAGCACGTCGCCGCGGTGCTGACCGGCCTGCGCGAACAACGCGGCCCGTGGGGGCCGGGCCGTCGCGCCGAGGCCGCCGACGCGTTCGAGGCGGTGCGCGTCATCGCCCGGGCCGCCGGCGTGGACGTGCGGTTGCGCGCCGCGCAGCAGCTGCCGTGGCATCCGGGCCGATGCGCCGAGGTGCTCGTCGGCGACACCCCGGTGGGGTACGCCGGCCAGCTGCATCCGGCGGTGGTCGAACGCGCCGGCCTGCCCAGGGGCACCTGCGCGCTGGAACTCGACCTGGACGCGATACCCCTCGTCGCGACGCTGCCCGCCCCCCGCGTCTCGCCGTTCCCGGCGGTGTTTCAGGACGTCAGCCTGGTGGTGGCCGCCGACGTGCCGGCCCAGGCGGTGGCCGACGCCGTCCGCGAGGGCGCCGGGGACCTGCTGGAAGACCTGCAGTTGTTCGATGTTTTCACCGGGCCGCAGCTCGGCGAGCACCGCAAGTCGCTGACCTTCGCACTGCGGTTCCGTGCGCCGGACCGGACCCTGACCGAGGATGACGCCACCGCGGCCCGCGACGCCGCGGTGCGCCGGGCCGCCGAGGCGGTCGGCGCCGAGCTGCGCACCTAG
- the argJ gene encoding bifunctional glutamate N-acetyltransferase/amino-acid acetyltransferase ArgJ, whose amino-acid sequence MTETVNAARLLREQGVTAPAGFRAAGIAAGIKASGKRDLALVFNEGPDYGAAGVFTRNKVKAAPVLWSQQVVTTGALRAVILNSGGANACTGPGGFQDAHATAEAVAAALSDWGTETGAIEVAVCSTGLIGDRLPMDKLLAGVRTIVQDMAGGLSGGDDAAQAIMTTDTVPKQVALHHPGNWTVGGMAKGAGMIAPSLATMLCVLTTDAAVDPVALDTALRRATAATFDRLDIDGACSTNDTVLLLASGASAITPAQADLDDAVLRVCDDLCAQLQADAEGVTKRVNVTVTGAASDDDAVVAARTIARDSLVKTAVFGSDPNWGRVVAAVGIAPIALDPDRMTVSFNGSAVFADGVGTPGAREVDLSGPDIDITVDLRLGDGRATIRTTDLSHGYVEENSAYSS is encoded by the coding sequence GTGACCGAGACGGTGAACGCGGCGCGGCTGCTGCGCGAACAGGGCGTCACCGCGCCGGCCGGCTTCCGGGCCGCCGGCATCGCCGCGGGGATCAAGGCGTCGGGCAAGCGCGACCTGGCCCTGGTCTTCAACGAGGGACCCGACTACGGCGCCGCCGGCGTGTTCACCCGCAACAAGGTCAAGGCCGCGCCGGTGCTGTGGAGCCAGCAGGTGGTGACCACCGGCGCGTTGCGCGCCGTCATCCTGAACTCGGGCGGCGCCAACGCCTGCACCGGGCCGGGCGGCTTCCAGGACGCCCACGCCACCGCCGAAGCCGTCGCCGCCGCGCTGTCGGACTGGGGCACCGAGACCGGCGCCATCGAGGTCGCGGTGTGCTCCACCGGGCTGATCGGCGACCGGCTGCCGATGGACAAGCTGCTCGCCGGGGTGCGCACCATCGTGCAGGACATGGCTGGCGGCCTGTCCGGCGGCGACGACGCCGCGCAGGCCATCATGACCACCGACACCGTGCCCAAACAGGTTGCGCTGCACCATCCCGGCAACTGGACCGTCGGCGGGATGGCCAAGGGCGCGGGCATGATCGCGCCGTCGCTGGCCACCATGCTGTGCGTGCTCACCACCGACGCGGCCGTCGACCCGGTGGCGCTGGACACCGCGCTGCGCCGCGCCACCGCCGCCACCTTCGACCGGCTCGACATCGACGGCGCGTGTTCGACCAACGACACGGTGCTGCTGCTGGCCTCCGGAGCCAGCGCGATCACGCCGGCGCAGGCCGATCTCGACGACGCGGTGCTGCGGGTCTGCGATGACCTGTGCGCTCAGCTGCAGGCCGACGCCGAGGGCGTCACCAAACGTGTCAACGTCACCGTCACCGGCGCGGCCAGTGACGACGACGCCGTCGTCGCCGCCCGGACCATCGCCCGCGACAGCCTGGTCAAGACGGCGGTGTTCGGCTCCGACCCCAACTGGGGCCGGGTGGTCGCCGCCGTCGGCATCGCGCCGATCGCGCTGGATCCCGACCGGATGACGGTGTCGTTCAACGGTTCCGCGGTCTTCGCCGACGGCGTCGGCACACCCGGCGCGCGGGAGGTGGACCTGTCCGGGCCCGACATCGACATCACCGTCGACCTGCGGCTCGGCGACGGGCGGGCCACCATCCGCACCACCGACCTGTCGCACGGCTACGTCGAAGAGAATTCGGCCTACAGCTCATGA
- the pheS gene encoding phenylalanine--tRNA ligase subunit alpha: MGDQPVDLSETALAEAVGAARQAFARAGDLDALARLKTEHLGDRAPLALARQALGGVPKDQRADAGKRVNAARAQAQQAYDERLAELRAERDAAVLVAERIDVTLPSTRQPVGARHPITILAEHIADTFIAMGWELAEGPEVEAEQFNFDALNFPADHPARSEQDTFYIAPEGSRQLLRTHTSPVQVRTLLARELPVYVISIGRTFRTDELDATHTPVFHQVEGLAVDRGLSMAHLRGTLDAFARAEFGPQARTRIRPHFFPFTEPSAEVDVWFVGKKGGAGWVEWGGCGMVHPNVLRAAGIDPDVYSGFAFGMGLERTLQFRNGIPDMRDMVEGDMRFSLPFGVGA; encoded by the coding sequence GTGGGTGATCAACCCGTGGACCTGTCGGAAACAGCGTTGGCCGAGGCGGTCGGCGCCGCCCGGCAGGCCTTCGCCCGGGCCGGCGACCTCGACGCGTTGGCGCGCCTAAAGACCGAGCACCTCGGTGACCGGGCGCCGCTGGCCCTGGCCCGCCAGGCGCTCGGCGGCGTCCCCAAGGACCAGCGCGCCGACGCGGGCAAGCGGGTCAACGCCGCACGCGCGCAGGCCCAGCAGGCCTACGACGAACGCCTGGCCGAGTTGCGCGCCGAACGCGACGCCGCGGTGCTGGTCGCCGAACGCATCGACGTCACCCTGCCGTCGACCCGGCAGCCGGTCGGCGCCCGGCATCCCATCACGATCCTGGCCGAACACATCGCCGACACCTTCATCGCGATGGGCTGGGAACTGGCCGAGGGGCCCGAGGTGGAAGCCGAGCAGTTCAACTTCGACGCGCTCAACTTCCCCGCCGACCACCCGGCGCGCAGCGAACAGGACACCTTCTACATCGCGCCGGAGGGTTCCCGGCAGCTGTTGCGCACCCACACCTCGCCGGTGCAGGTGCGCACGCTGCTCGCCCGCGAGCTGCCGGTCTACGTCATCTCGATCGGGCGCACCTTCCGCACCGACGAACTCGATGCCACCCACACCCCGGTCTTCCACCAGGTCGAGGGCCTGGCCGTGGACCGCGGCCTGTCCATGGCGCACCTGCGCGGAACGCTGGACGCGTTCGCGCGAGCCGAATTCGGCCCGCAGGCGCGGACCCGGATCCGGCCGCACTTCTTCCCGTTCACCGAACCCTCCGCCGAGGTGGACGTGTGGTTCGTCGGCAAGAAGGGCGGCGCCGGCTGGGTGGAGTGGGGCGGCTGCGGAATGGTGCATCCAAATGTGTTGCGGGCCGCCGGAATCGACCCGGACGTCTACTCCGGGTTCGCATTCGGAATGGGCCTGGAGCGAACCCTGCAGTTCCGCAACGGGATTCCGGACATGCGTGACATGGTCGAGGGCGACATGCGGTTCTCGCTGCCGTTCGGGGTGGGCGCCTGA
- a CDS encoding adenylate/guanylate cyclase domain-containing protein, whose translation MELARRDLDPGEPEESAAAQSASRRTALSVHNATQWLHNRNHSPGAVALVRRARRLLPGDPDFGDPLSTAGDGGPRAAARAADRLLGDRDAVSREVSLGVLQVWQALTEGISRRPANPEVTLVFTDLVGFSTWSLQAGDDAALALLRQVARAVEPPLLDAGGHIVKRMGDGLMAVFGDPTVAVRAVLAAKEALRSVEVAGYTPRMRVGIHTGRPQRLASDWLGVDVNIAARVMERATKGGIMVSSSTLDHIPQSELDALGVEAKRTRKPVFGPKPAGMPADLAIYRLKTLKELSASDDTDETKPQP comes from the coding sequence GTGGAACTCGCGCGTCGCGATCTGGATCCGGGCGAGCCCGAGGAATCCGCGGCGGCGCAGTCGGCTTCGCGACGCACCGCACTGTCGGTGCACAACGCGACCCAGTGGCTGCACAACCGAAACCACAGCCCCGGGGCGGTGGCCCTGGTCCGGCGTGCGCGCCGGTTGCTGCCGGGCGACCCCGACTTCGGCGATCCGCTGTCCACCGCCGGCGACGGCGGCCCGCGCGCCGCGGCCCGCGCGGCCGACCGGCTACTGGGGGACCGCGACGCGGTGTCGCGTGAGGTCAGCCTCGGGGTGCTGCAGGTGTGGCAGGCGCTGACCGAGGGCATCTCGCGTCGTCCGGCCAATCCGGAGGTGACGTTGGTCTTCACCGACCTGGTCGGGTTCTCCACCTGGTCGTTGCAGGCGGGCGACGACGCCGCCCTGGCGCTGCTGCGCCAGGTGGCCCGCGCCGTCGAACCACCGCTGCTGGACGCCGGCGGGCACATCGTCAAGCGGATGGGCGACGGGCTGATGGCCGTGTTCGGCGATCCGACCGTCGCCGTGCGGGCCGTGCTGGCCGCCAAGGAGGCGCTGAGATCGGTCGAGGTGGCCGGCTACACACCGCGGATGCGGGTCGGCATCCACACCGGCCGCCCGCAGCGGCTGGCCTCGGATTGGCTGGGTGTGGATGTGAACATCGCCGCACGGGTTATGGAACGGGCCACCAAGGGTGGAATCATGGTGTCGAGTTCCACGTTGGACCACATACCGCAAAGCGAGTTGGACGCGTTGGGCGTCGAGGCCAAACGCACCCGCAAACCGGTTTTCGGACCCAAGCCCGCCGGCATGCCCGCCGACTTGGCGATATATCGCCTCAAGACTCTTAAGGAGTTGTCAGCCTCCGATGACACGGACGAGACGAAACCGCAGCCATAA